The Lagopus muta isolate bLagMut1 chromosome 4, bLagMut1 primary, whole genome shotgun sequence genome has a window encoding:
- the CCDC96 gene encoding coiled-coil domain-containing protein 96, with protein MEAAEEPGAEEREGSGDNDVPESDALSAGSEESEGPAEPPEPEGTAPGTGEEESGAEESNAGGEPEPTAGGEAQEAEETERAALLAEYRALEAERQRLHQADGRLQLLLGDALRPQRGERRADEAGGQELFARRLRELQELWRRREREAESWQRRVDARRRDRAESEARASAAWAAFQARKKAVAVQTLSRRRGGREAALRAVGDIQAREQDKEISVREARLENIKVKLEVRNLESVLRAHGETLKGRHFAEISHMKKENQKLNEKLDGLNDEVLKLKKKVANAERILGHVREKLQFVEAENRGRKAELRDVMSILLQKRDALSKSKQVRDRLRARNVKLQQQRGLLGEEMLLRDFEEKVNAVELLQQQLQVLKRHHAELILKQREIQEKMREANSFLP; from the exons ATGGAGGCGGCGGAGGAACCCGGGGCGGAGGAGCGAGAGGGGAGCGGGGATAACGACGTCCCCGAGAGCGACGCGCTGAGCGCGGGGAGCGAGGAGTCCGAGGGCCCGGCGGAGCCTCCGGAGCCCGAAGGAACCGCGCCGGGCacaggggaggaggagagcgGCGCGGAGGAATCCAACGCCGGCGGGGAGCCGGAACCCACGGCCGGCGGCGAAGCCCAGGAGGCGGAGGAGACGGAGCGCGCGGCGCTGCTGGCCGAGTACCGGGCGCTGGAGGCCGAGCGGCAGCGCCTGCACCAGGCGGACGGCcgcctgcagctcctgctgggagACGCGCTGCGGCCGCAGCGGGGCGAGCGGCGTGCGGACGAGGCGGGCGGGCAGGAGCTGTTCGCCCGGCGGCTGCGGGAGCTGCAAGAGCTGtggcggcggcgggagcgggaGGCCGAGAGCTGGCAGAGGCGGGTGGACGCCCGGCGGAGGGACCGCGCGGAGAGCGAGGCCAGGGCCAGTGCCGCTTGGGCCGCCTTCCAGGCGCGGAAGAAGGCCGTGGCCGTGCAGACCCTCtcgcggcggcggggcggcagGGAGGCGGCGCTCAGGGCGGTGGGCGACATCCAGGCCCGGGAGCAGGACAAGGAGATCTCCGTGCGAGAG GCCCGGCTGGAAAACATCAAGGTGAAGCTTGAGGTCCGAAACCTGGAGAGCGTCCTGAGAGCCCACGGAGAAACGCTGAAAGGCCGCCACTTCGCTGAGATCAGTCACATGAAGAAAGAGAACCAGAAGCTCAACGAAAAGCTGGACGGCCTCAACGACGAGGTCctgaagctgaaaaagaagGTCGCTAATGCAGAACGGATCCTCGGCCACGTCAGGGAGAAACTGCAGTTTGTGGAAGCTGAGAACCGAGGCCGGAAGGCTGAGCTGAGAGACGTCatgagcatcctgctgcagaagAGGGACGCCCTGAGCAAGAGCAAGCAGGTCAGAGACAGGCTGAGGGCACGCAACgtgaaactgcagcagcaacGCGGGCTGCTTGgagaggagatgctgctgcGGGACTTTGAGGAGAAAGTGAATGCCGTGGAGTTGTTACAACAGCAGCTGCAAGTGCTGAAACGTCACCACGCCGAACTGATCCTCAAACAGAGGGAAATTCAGGAAAAGATGAGGGAAGCCAATTCATTTCTACCTTGA
- the TADA2B gene encoding transcriptional adapter 2-beta, with protein MAELGKKYCVYCLAEVSSLRFRCTECADIELCPDCFSAGAEIGPHRRWHGYQLVDGGRFTLWGAEAEGGWSSREEQLLLDAIEQFGFGNWEDMAAHVGASRTPQEVMEHYVSMYIHGNLGKACIPDTIPNRVTDHTCPSGGPLSPSLTTPLPPLDISVAEQQQLGYMPLRDDYEIEYDQDAETLISGLSVNYDDDDVEIELKRAHVDMYVRKLKERQRRKNIARDYNLVPAFLGKDKKDKEKTPKRKITKEEKELRLKLRPLYQFMSCKEFEDFFENMHKERVLRAKIRELQRYRRNGITKMEESAEYEAARHKREKRKENKNIASSKRGKEDGKEGEFAAIENLPGFELLSDREKVLCSSLNLSPARYVTVKTIIIKDHLQKRQGIPSKSRLPSYLDKVLKKRILNFLTESGWISRDAS; from the exons ATGGCGGAACTGGGGAAGAAGTACTGCGTGTACTGCCTGGCCGAGGTGAGCTCCCTGCGCTTCCGCTGCACCGAGTGCGCCGACATCGAGCTCTGCCCCGACTGCTTCTCGGCCGGCGCCGAGATCGGCCCGCACCGCCGATGGCACGGCTACCAGCTGGTGGACGGCGGCCGCTTCACGCTGTGGGGCGCCGAGGCGGAGGGCGGCTGGAGCAGCCgggaggagcagctgctgctggacgCCATCGAGCAGTTCGGCTTCGGCAACTGG GAAGACATGGCCGCTCACGTGGGAGCATCCCGGACGCCCcaggaggtgatggagcactacGTGAGCATGTACATCCATGGCAACCTGGGGAAGGCCTGCATCCCCGACACCATTCCCAACAGGGTGACGGACCACACGTGTCCCAGCGGCGGCCCTCTCTCTCCCAGCCTGACCACGCCGCTCCCGCCCTTGGACATATCggtggctgagcagcagcagctgggctaTATGCCGCTCCGGGACGACTACGAGATCGAGTACGATCAGGATGCTGAGACTCTGATCAGCGGCCTGTCTGTGAACTACGACGATGATGACGTGGAGATAGAATTGAAAAGAGCTCACGTAGACATGTATGTAAGAAAACTCAAGGAGAGACAGCGGCGGAAGAACATTGCGCGAGATTATAACTTGGTGCCGGCCTTCCTGGGGAAGGATaagaaggacaaggagaaaACTCCCAAGCGAAAGATCACGAAAGAAGAGAAGGAGTTGAGGCTGAAGCTGAGGCCTCTGTACCAGTTCATGTCCTGTAAGGAGTTTGAAGACTTCTTTGAGAACATGCACAAGGAAAGAGTACTTCGAGCAAAGATCCGGGAACTGCAGCGGTATCGCAGAAATGGAATCACCAAAATGGAGGAGTCGGCAGAATATGAGGCAGCCAGACATAAAcgggagaagaggaaggagaacaaaaacATAGCCAGCTCCAAGAGGGGGAAGGAGGACGGCAAAGAAGGGGAATTTGCTGCCATTGAAAACCTGCCTGGTTTTGAACTCTTGTCGGACAGGGAAAAAGTGCTTTGCAGCTCTCTGAATTTGAGTCCTGCGCGATACGTGACTGTAAAAACCATCATCATTAAAGACCATCTTCAGAAAAGACAAGGGATTCCTTCCAAGAGTCGCCTTCCCAGCTACTTGGATAAGGTactgaagaaaaggattttaaacTTTCTAACAGAGAGTGGCTGGATATCCAGAGATGCATCATGA